From a single Amphiprion ocellaris isolate individual 3 ecotype Okinawa chromosome 18, ASM2253959v1, whole genome shotgun sequence genomic region:
- the hs3st3b1b gene encoding heparan sulfate glucosamine 3-O-sulfotransferase 3B1b produces the protein MEYSPVCHSLYAFWSSPVKKKLILLSIMFLIWVYMLYSCVGYCSTMPSLVVESYRGKETGSAVGKRTESGGRTDLVSRLLAKPQPWEDIESDYEEPSIRTAASRDLLNNELETDRADDWDEMRAEQQRAPDPSAMSSFSNGSGSKKLPQAIIIGVKKGGTRALLEFLRVHPDIRAVGAEPHFFDRNYDNGLEWYRELMPKTLEGQITMEKTPSYFVTREAPARISAMSRDTKLIVVVRDPVTRAISDYTQTLSKKPDIPSFESLTFKNRTTGLIDTSWSAIQIGIYAKHLDNWLQYFPMDQILFVSGERLISDPAGELGRVQDFLGLKRIITDKHFYFNQTKGFPCLKKAEGSSKPHCLGKTKGRTHPNIDPEVVQRLRDFYRPFNMKFYQMTGHNFGWD, from the exons ATGGAATATAGCCCGGTCTGCCACAGCCTGTATGCCTTCTGGTCCAGCCCCGTGAAGAAGAAACTCATTCTGCTCAGCATCATGTTTTTAATCTGGGTATACATGCTGTACTCCTGCGTGGGCTACTGCTCCACCATGCCAAGTCTGGTGGTGGAGAGTTACCGGGGCAAGGAGACCGGCTCGGCGGTGGGCAAGAGGACAGAGAGCGGCGGCAGGACGGACCTGGTGTCCAGACTGCTGGCCAAACCGCAGCCCTGGGAGGATATAGAGAGCGACTACGAGGAGCCGTCCATCAGGACCGCCGCGTCCAGAGACCTGCTCAATAACGAGCTGGAGACGGACCGAGCGGACGACTGGGACGAGATGCGGGCCGAGCAGCAGAGAGCCCCGGACCCCAGCGCCATGTCCAGCTTCTCCAACGGCTCCGGGAGCAAGAAGCTGCCGCAGGCGATCATCATCGGGGTGAAGAAAGGAGGCACCCGGGCTCTGCTGGAGTTTCTCCGGGTTCATCCGGACATCAGAGCCGTGGGAGCGGAGCCGCACTTCTTCGACCGCAACTATGACAACGGACTGGAGTGgtacag GGAGCTGATGCCGAAGACCCTGGAGGGCCAGATCACCATGGAGAAAACCCCCAGCTACTTTGTGACCAGAGAGGCTCCAGCGAGGATCTCGGCCATGTCCCGGGACACCAAGTTAATCGTGGTGGTGAGGGACCCGGTCACCAGGGCCATCTCGGACTACACGCAGACGCTGTCCAAGAAGCCCGACATTCCCTCTTTTGAGAGCCTCACCTTCAAAAACAGGACTACGGGGCTCATCGACACGTCGTGGAGCGCCATCCAGATTGGCATCTACGCCAAGCACCTGGACAACTGGCTGCAGTACTTCCCCATGGACCAGATCTTGTTCGTGAGCGGCGAGCGTCTGATCAGCGACCCGGCCGGAGAGCTGGGCCGAGTGCAGGACTTCTTGGGCCTCAAGAGGATCATCACGGACAAACACTTTTACTTTAACCAGACCAAGGGATTCCCGTGCCTCAAGAAAGCAGAGGGCAGCAGCAAGCCTCACTGCCTGGGAAAAACCAAAGGGCGCACCCATCCGAACATTGACCCCGAGGTGGTGCAGAGGCTACGGGACTTCTACAGGCCCTTCAACATGAAGTTCTACCAGATGACTGGACATAACTTTGGTTGGGATTGA